gaaatgcctaaatcacttttgaaaatggaacttcgtcctaaatcacttttgaaaattgaactTCGACCTAAATcacttagtcacttttgaaaattttaccctttgttGCGAAACTGTAGTATTGTGTGGAATGAAGAACATGTAACTCtctcagctccactgaaatctcaATAAAATTATCCCTCTTTGAACTCTGCTTGATCAGGTTCATGAAATATAGTTAGGAGGTCACTTAGTTCCATGAATTAACATGTAATGCAACATACGTGTAAAATCTTGTCACGTAGAAAAAGTTGAGGCAAAATCCCGACTGATTTCCTTTAGGACCGGAATGTAGGGATCGCTATTAGCTGGAAAGACTTGAAGTGTCATTGCTTAGCTTATCCACCGGCATTGTGGAAGTCATGGAACAACACTGTTCATAGAGTACCTCAGATATAGAATGTATCGTATATATCTGGATCAAAATTTTCCAGATGGGGGCCTAAACACAGGCAAGCAAACGTATATTTAGGCACCCGAATAAAAGTAGCCTTTTTTTTCTGGGCttccattttcttcaatgggagttgaaggaaCCTGTAACCTGGAAAGTTAGACCACGCCTCTAAGGTTTAAACACTGATTTTGCAGACCGTTACCCTCGCCTTTAATTTCTCCATTGACGGTTGAGCTCACAACCACATTTGGAAACCCTTACAAATTTCCTCATATTATTTCGGTTAAAAACGAATCTGACCTTTAACATATGTTCTTCGATATGGGTCATACCCCTAACATGTCTATATTCACACCAGAGGTATGACCCTTTCCAGGCTTAGCTGTGGTCTTCACAATTATTCACTTTTTACATGGTTCACCAAACCCTGTGGGACACTTACCCTCCAGATGTCTCTGGCTAATATCATGGTCACTGTCCACTAGCATTTTTAGCACTGAAATGATGGCATATCATCCCAACAGTCAtatcttgtgtgtgtgttcatctctTGGTTAAACTTTGTAGTTGGTTACATCATTATTCACTCAAATTAAACGTCTCTGTGTTAAATTAGCACATATCAGGAATAAGATTAAGCGATTTGAAGTGAAATAGCTGGAGTGTATTGTGACTGCATGTTCTGTTCCCTAAACTCAATAAAATCTATATTTGCCCTGCTTCAAGTTATTAATACCACTACTTCTCGCTCGCTGTTTGTTGCTTAATTATGCCGATGCTTCTACACCATATTTTTAGGGAATTATACATAGTTACCACTACTTccctgtttttttattttctctttgctcTGGACCTTTCTTGTTGGGGCTGACTTTCCAACCTGTGTTAATTTTCTGCTCTCCTTTGAACACTCCAATTgatgtttaataaaaacaaaacaaaaaacaaaaaaccccacaatgaCCAAAAATGGATATCTGAAGTCTAAGCAGGGCTGAAAACCCTTCCAGATGAAAATCCCGTGAATACTAACAGTATGGCACTTGCTCTATGTGTGTTCACATTATAAAGATGTGGACTGAGACTAAAGTTAATTCCTACTCTAACCAGATAGTTTTCGCTACGATGGCTAAGATCATCCCATTTAATACTCTAATTAGATTGTTCTTCTTACCATAACCAcgttatatttatttttgcttaataCCCAATGATTGATTTTTCTCCAGTTTATGAAGTTGTACTATGTACTCCAAAGTAGATAGGATTATGCTTAGTTATATATtattcacacattttttttttattttttatttactctTCACTTTTTCCTCCACGTCTTTCTTGAATACTATCTGAACCAGAATGCACTATGTGTAGCTCACTCAAGGAGTACTCCTAGCCTGATAGTGAGCTATAAATAATTCTCTTGTGTATTTGATTATTTAAAGCGAGTCGTGACTCCCGATGGGCCACATACCTGTAGTTTATCTATAGGAATATGGAGTGGAACTCTATTAGGCACCAGATTCAATAGACTGACCATAGTGCATTAACCTGATCCCTGCTACCCTGACTTCACACGACCATTCCTTCCATGGACTTTAAAGGGCCTGGTGGAGGCTGTGTTGAGGACCCAGAGCACATGTGGATGTCATTGCTCAGCAGCACTGCGTCATTCACACAGGAAAGTGGACAATGAGATAAATGCTTCTTCAGTGGTGGCAAAGTATCACATTGTTTTCACTGAGTGTATTAGACGTTCTAATAATAATGCTGTAATCTGATAAATGTATGGCGGGGAAAAACTTTAGGCAACAAAAACAAAGGTCATTTTAATTAAGGCATTTGTTCTGGTCTTTATAGTACCAAATGGTGACACATTTAGGAAGTGGGGACAGTAAAATGATTACTATAACTTCAGAAACTCATTTATTAAAATCATGTCAAGTGATGCCACTCAGAAAGGTTCAAAGTGTTAATAATAATTGTATCTCCCTTCGTGGAATTTCATTTGAAATCAGTTGGAATACTAGAATCGTAGACatataggactagaagggaccttgaaaaaTCATGAAGGTCaaccccctgcactgtggcaggaccaagtaaaccaagATCTAGACCAGGGGTGTGCAAACTTTTGGGCCCAAAGGCCACATCAGGGACTAgcaattgtatggagggccatgaatgctcacaaaattgggcttggggtgtgggatctgggttggggctggggtttaggagtttggggtgtagaagagtgctctgggctgggaccgaggggttcagagggtgggagggggatcagggctggggcaagggtgcgGGAAGAGGTTCAGCTTCTGGCTGGGGGTACggcctctgggatggggctgtgcATGAGgtgtttgaggtgcaggagggtgctccggcctgggatggaggggtttggagagcgggagggggatcggggcagggggttggggcatgaggagaggctcaggAATGTGGCCTCCGATCCAGTGCCCcctggagtggggctgagctatgGATCCAGCGCCCCGGCGGAGCAGGCCACACCACACAGCTCGGCCCCTGACCCAGCTGGAGTACCTGAGTGGGACAGAGCCGGCTGGTGCGGCCCCCAACCCAGCTTCCCAGCCAGAGCACCGGAGTGGGGCCAAGCTGCATGGTGCAGCCCGAACCCGACCCTGTGCCCCGGACGGAGCGGGGTCGCACCAGGCAGCTCGGCCCCCGACCCAGCGTCCGGATGGAGCGCCGGAGCGGGACCGAGCTGAGTAGTGTGGCCCAGACCCAGCACCCCGGCCACAGTGGGGATGAGCCACTTTTGGTGTGGCTTGGGCCAGCTTAAAAGGGCTtgcaggccggatccagcccatgggccatagtttgcccacccctgacttagacCATTCCTGATGAGTGTTTGTCCTTCCTCCAGTGACAgcattctacaacctcccttggaagtctattcagGCGCATAACTACCCTTgtagttttcctaatatctaaacttAATCTCTCTTGCTACAAATTAAGTCCATTAcctcttgtcctatcttcagtggatatggagaacaatcgATCACAGTCATCTTTATAAGAACCAATAACAtagttgaagactgttatcaggtcccacctcagttttcttttctcaacatGCCCAGTTTCTTTAAcgtttcctcataggtcaggttttctaaaccttttatcatatttgtttctctccactggactctctccaacttgtccacatggCTCATAAAGTGTGAGGCTTAGAACTGGAtgtaatactccagctgagatctCATCAGTAccaagcagagcaggacagttacctcccatgtcttagatacaacactcctgctattaCACACCATAATGatattaggtttttttccccagaaaggcatcacagtgttgactcatatccaatttGTGATCCATGAAAAtctccaaatccttttcagcagttttaccacctagccagttattcccattttgcagttggGCCAGGGATAGCGCCCCCATCCAGGGAAGTGAGCTGCAGCCTAACCAAGAATTAACAAAAGcttcaaaatacattttgaataatttttattGATAAATATATACAGATTTAAGGACAATTtgtgattttatttaaatgtaacaaTTCACTCTCTCCAAAAGAAAAGTGCAATGCCAGCAAGTTTGAAGAATGTAATGCAGAATGAGTCTCTTGGTATAGCTAATAGTGCCTCAAGAAGTTGCCTTGTTAACATGGCATTTTACATCCCTACTTTTGTAAGGGCCTTGATGTGGTAACCACTGCTTGGTGAGGCAGTGGCAGGATTGTAGCAATTAAGCCCAAGCTACATGGAGGAtgcagggggtgggaatggggcatGCAGCCTGTGCCTTCCCAGCCTTCTCCCCCTTGAGGCAGGCCCCATGCTGGTTCATGAGCGGCTGCCCAGGCCCAAGCCTGCCTGATGCTAGGCCCTCAGCCTGGACCCAGGTAGCGGTGGCAGCGGTGGTGGCTCCAGCTCCAGGATCCCACTGCTGCTTCTTCTTTACTAAAAATAAGGTAAGTTTTTAACAGCTATTAAATTATACATTGTGCAGGAGTGGAAATGACTATTTTGTGATTTGTTCCTCACCTGTCCAAAAAGTCACCCTGCGTGACACAGCACAAATCTGTGCCATTGTCCTCAAGTGGcctatttgatttttccttcctaaaggagggtactttgcatttgtctttattgaatttgattttgttgatttcagaacaattctccaTTTTTTCACTGTCCTttagaattctaatcctgtccttcaaagtgcttgcaatccttcccatcttggtgtcatccataTTTTTAAGGAAGTTAAGAGTATTTTTAAGGAAGTTACATTTTAGCTGACATCAGAGCTCCAAAAACAGCAACACTGACAGCAGTAACAATACTCCACAGCACTAACAACACTGGGAAGGACAAACTGGATCCAAAAGCAATTTTCCAGACATACTATAGAggctattttattttactgtttgtttAATGCCGGCAACTGAGCCATATGGAGTACAAGATAACCTCTCCCCCACAGATTTTACAGTCGAAGAAACAGTGACCAGACCTTTAGATATTCTGGGAAGCCTCAAGTCACATTAATATCGCGGAGAATTTTGGCTGCTTTGCACCTCTGAGTTTTCGGATTAGgcactatttgaaaaaaaaatagactaaAATGCATATTAAATATTCAGTATGTCTATTCTTGCTTTCCGTATTAGTATGTTTTCTAAATAGATTTacgttttataaaaaaaagtttattaattcAGGATATCTAAAAAGAAAGCAATATAATAGCCATTCTGTAAAGGAGATAGAACCACCATCGAACAGATTTTCCAACCGGTTTTACGGCGAGGAAGACCTCATTCAGGCGCATGGTGGCGCTGTTGGCTAAGAAGGGGAAAGATTACAACAGGCGATCCTGGAGTCATAAGGCTAGAACGTAACAGAACCAGAATGCAGGAGCAGAGATACGGGTGCTTCGCCTGGTATCGctgagaaaaacaaaattataaaggCGTTGGATTAACTGAATCCGTAGAAAGGAAATATACAGGCTAAAGTAAATCTTTCGGAAATCAGAATTCTGCAATGAATTTCCACTAGTGTCGTTATTTCCCGATCGATGTCTGTGTGTTCTTTCCTATTAAGAATGGCGGATAAGAAGAGGAGAACAACAATCAAAAGGCAAGTCGCTTCTCTCATTCTATTTCTTTGCGTGTGGGCCCTCGGATGCGAGACGGTTCGCTATTCTGTGCCTGAGGAAATGGAAAGCGGGTCCTTTGTGGCTAATGTAGCAAAGGATCTAGGGCTAGACCCGAAGAGACTGTCTGCTCGCAGGGCCCGTGTGGTTTCCGAAGGAAGCCGCCAGCATTTCCAGCTAAACAGCAACACCGGGGACTTGTTTATTAAAGAGAAAGTGGACAGAGAGGAATTATGCGGGGAAGCGGAGCCCTGCATGGTGCAATTTGAAATAATCCTGCAAAATCCCTTACAAGCCTATCCCGCTGAGATAAGAGTTTATGATATAAACGATCATTCTCCAGTATTCTCAGacaaggaatttattttaaaaatcctggaaACGTCTGACCCTGGGTCTCGATTTCCCTTGGAAAATGCCCAGGATTTAGATGTGGGAAACAACAGCCTCCGGAACTACAGCATTAGCGATAATAATGACTACTTCCATATTTATACGCGGGTTCGGAGTGACGGCAGGAAATTCGCAGAGCTGGTGCTAGATAAACCACTGGACCGCGAGGAGCAGCCGGAGGTGAGTCTAGTGCTCACGGCCGTGGATGGCGGCTCCCCCCCGAGGTCAGGCACAGCACAAATCCGTGTCATTGTCCTCGATGCCAACGACAATCCCCCTGTGTTCTCTCAGACCACTTACAAAGCTCGAGTTCTGGAAAACAGCCCCAAAGATTATCTGGTTGTCACTGTTTCTGCTACTGATTTAGACGAGGGAAATTATGGGGAAGTATCCTATTTTTTTAGCCAGAAATCCAAAGAAAACAGTAAAACCTTTCATATAAACCCAGTGACAGGGGAACTTCGACTCACAGGCCAATTGGATTTTGAAACGATTGAAACATATGAGCTAGATGTTCAGGCCACAGATGGCGGGGGGCTGTTTTCCCACTCCAAAGTGCTTGTGGAGGTGCTGGATGTGAATGACAATCCCCCGGAAGTTAAAGTAACGTCCCTCATCAGCCCCATACCTGAGGACTCCTCGCCTGTAACAGTGGTGGCGCTTTTCAGCGTCAGAGACCGGGACTCTGGGAACAACGGGAGAACAGTCTGCTCCATAGAAGATGATCTTCcattttctttgcaaacaactttcAAAAATTCCTACTCTCTAGTGACTGAATATGTGCTTGACCGAGAGAAAGTATCGGAGTATAATATCACCATCACAGCCAGGGATTTGGGAACTCCCAGTCTCTCCACTGAGGAGAGAATCGTCGTGAAAATATCCGACATTAATGACAATTCCCCAGAGTTCAGTCAAACATCATACACTATGTATGTCCGAGAAAACAATGGCCCAGCCGTCTTGATAGGGAAGGTCAGCGCTTTTGATTCGGACTCAGAGCAGAATGCCAAAGTGACATACTCTCTATTGCCTGCTGAGGTAGGTGGCCTTCCGCTTCTCTCCTATATCTCCATAAACTCGGAAAATGGGAATGTGTACGCTCTGAGATCCATGGATTATGAACAGATAAAAGAGTTCCAGGTCACTGTGAGAGCTGCAGATGGCGGGTCCCCTCCACTGAGCTCTGAAGTCATTGTCCGAGTTGTGATAACTGATGAAAATGACAACGCCCCCTTCATTTTATACCCTCTGCAGAACAGCAGCTCCCCCGCTAATGACCTGGTTCCCAGATCGGCGGGGGCGGGTTACCTGGTGACGAAGGTGGTGGCTGTGGATAGGGATTCCGGTCAGAATTCTTGGCTTTCCTATCACTTGTTGAAGGCCACTGACCCAGGTCTCTTCACTGTGGCTTCCCAAAATGGTGAAATAAGAACCACGAGGCTAATAACAGACCGAGATACGATGAAGCAAAAACTCATTGTGCTTGTTAGAGACAGCGGAGAATTGCCCCTTTCTTCATCTGCAACTCTGAACATAGCTCTGGTGGAAGGCTTTTCGGACGCATACATGCAGTTTACAGATGTAGctgtggaagaggaagagaatggcacATTAACTCTGTACTTAATAATTTCCTTGTGTTTAGTatcgttttgtttttttatttcagtgataATATTTATAATTATCAAGCTTTATAGAAGAAGGAATTATGGAGAAAAATACATGTCTGCTTCTGGCAATTATTGTGGTGATAGCAACTTCCAGAATAATTTGGTAGATGTAACGGGTAACGGAACTCTGTCTCACAGTTATCGTTATGAAGTCTGCTTAACATCTGGATCAGGAAACAGTGAATTCAGATTCCTCAGACCCATTATCTCCTCTCTTCCACCTCAGCATGGCAATGCTGGAACGGACTCTGGAAAAGAACAGGATCTTCTTACTAACTTTGATCTGACCATGGACATGAAATCAGCGACCCAGGTAAAATTAACTTCTCATTCTCTAtagttttttcttattttttttattattgatttaACATATGCCCACATTAaccatatttaaagaaaacatcaTAAATATTTCCAATTATTCAGAATGCTACTTTTATGTTCTGTTGGTTCTTGCAAATGAGTTTAGTGTTGATCTGTATATATTTAATGTTTCGTAGTCTGTGTTTTGATTTAGAAACATTTGGAATATTAGATATCTTCAGAGACAAGTTTCGGAGAGTATTAATATACTATTGGTCCATTGAGTATGCACGTTATAAGGAAATGATTAACCTCCTAATCTCCTTTGGGGAAATAGTGTCCAAGTTGTCCACCTCTCCTCGTTTGGGGAAATATTCTTGAATATTCTAGTAGGGATAACTGGTTTTTGTCTTTGATCAAAGACTCCTGGTGTCATTAAAGAAACAGACTTTGTCAGAAGCGCGGTTTAACAGGGAATTGTAAATGATAAATTAATGCACCCAGCTATTTTCCCATTGTTACTGTCACCCAGGACCGAATTAAGGCAAAGGAGGCCCTAGGTATACTCTGTGGGGGCTCCATAATACCACTCCCACATTGTGACCCCACCCACATGGGAAggcactaccctccttctgctgGGATGAGCTCGTCTTTCGGGCTAGCTGCTGTCTCAGGAATCAGTTGCACTCAGTTTATCTTTCTAGAGTTTTCCTTGCATACATGAGAGCTGGACATATCTTTAAATGAAAGCCGAGACTCTGATCTAATCACGTGACTCTAAGAGCTAGGGCCCTAGGAGTCTCTGCTGTTACTCGAATTATGTCATGTAGCCAACCTTAACTTTGTCATATTGCTTTATTCTGTAATGGAAATATCTCGATGCATACTATTGACTTTATATATATAGTGGATTGACTTTATATATACAGTGGATGTATAGTGCATTTGTCGAAAACATATTGAAAGCTGTAGAGTCTCAGGGTATATTGAATCATATCAGAATTCTATCTGGTTTTTAACTGATGTGTTAGTACAGCAGAAGACTATTTTAATGAATAGAAATTGAGCAACTGACCTACTTGGTGTTGTGAAATTAGTTGATGGTGTTGTGTCTTGTGGTATAGAACTTGCAAGTTTGTATTTACACTATATTTTGcagtgttttatatatttttgtaataaataatgTAACTTAAATTAGTATTAAGGATTGTTAGAAATAGATTCCTAGAGTCAGaaattgaattttaaaatctttcattaTGTTGTTATCTTGGCCTTTGCAGGTAGTTTTGCAATTTATTTCTGGTTTGATAACACTAGGTGATGAAAGATTATATGGCAGATTTCcagactttttcttcttttgctgttGTAGAATGTttctaaaatgtgtgtgtgtgtgtgtgtgtgtgtgagttggATTCAATTGACATTCACTTACAACCTATCTTAACTCTTGCtttaacatattttttattttggaattttcTGCTCTAAAAAGGTTTAAAATCAGGTTGGCATATAAAAGCCATAAGAGTGGGGACCTGTTCTGACACATCTTTAGAAATCCACTGAAGTAGGGCTGCTGTCCTAAATATGTTAGCAAGTTGATAGGAAGTTTATGTTTTGAGGAGATTTATACATGACACAGAGTAGAGGATGAATGGGTGTGAGGATGAACGAGAGGGAGACATTATTCAAAGGGAAATCATTAAACATTTCAGATTATATATATAGAAAATGTTAAGagtttacagttttaaaaacagtGAAAAGACCATTTTTGCCAGTCCATCTTTATGCTTTCTATGACCCGTGGGTGTTTCCCATGACCCAATCCCATATCTGTCGCAACCCACTGCACTCCCATTTCTTTCATGGTCCTCTGAATTCTTTTTCTGTGATTACCTTCCTGACCCTACCTCCTGTCCCTTGTCCCCTTTCCATTCCCCCTATCATGTTTGCagaaggttatgatttgctggttatgattatgctatctgtatgcatgtatcattgttgtatttaaagttataagtattagctttatacctggatttcaaatgtttgcccCTGGGGTAACACCCACGAAGTAATTAGCCAGCatatcttggagggactattcaaattgagtggcccatcgaaagaacatttaactgacaatggaccatgggagacacccatctacacttaatggaatttcctgctgtgactaggcaaaatgcatggacatgtgacttgcccctgtaactccagactccatcttgttgctgtgattttccacagtaaaaaCAATGGAatgccctccacatggcaaaagctataaaaggccctggaaacacctccatttggttttcagtcctgcttcttacctatggaggaactttgctacaaactgaagctctgaatgacccatccaaattgtggatgtactccagagacttgacttaagccagcagtttattccatcactgctacaagcctgaaccaagaactttgccattactggaTATAAtcgattcctttaaccaattttaactctcatctttctttctttctttctttctttctttctttctttctttctttctttctttctacaaataaacctttagattttagatactaaaggattggcatcagcatgatttttgggtaagatctaaattatatattgacctgggtgtatggctggtcctttgggatcagaagaacttATTATTTGATGAAAtgggttgtaaagaaccactcatctctgaatccagtgtttttggtggtgatataagaactagaatgcctgaggaaactgcctttatgttttcttgttagccagtatGGTGAAACAGGaatttacttttgtggctggtttggtatatcttatataAGAATAACCATCAATTctgggttgtgtttgccctatttcttagCAGTTCATCCTGAGTTTCgatgaatttcttccccattaatgagtttcctcttgtaatgctgagcagagaattttcttttatttccatccttggggaagggaaattcatgaacttgttcAGGTCCATGTTCCATGCGAATTTGCCGCACACTGTCATCACATCTGGGCCATGAAGCTGGGTCCCCatactgtaacttgtttgtaacttcctcatcctttcttccttctacttcatttacttcaatttctgcatgtgtctctgaaggtgaataaattttctccacttccatatcagtctgatgctgtgagctgcctCCAGCTAGAAGTAAGTTTCCATCATCTtgagtttccaaactgcttttttATGGATGTGAGCTACCCTCATCTCGAGGTAATATCCCTTCATCTTgatgttccaaactgcttccatgcagatgtgagctaacctcctctccaagtaaaattccttcatctggatgctgtgaactgcttccatgtttatttggattaaagagaagatattgCAGGAAGGACccctgctgttttgcttggtcattttccttctcagcctttcgTTTATgatactcagctcctgagggttttctttttcctctttctgccatggggtatttgaatattgttatgtactgtGCTACCGACTGCAAGCATTATAGCATTAAGGATGGCTGACACACCCACCACATGGTTGGCAATTTAAaccacattgcagccatcccaacacgtcttttcactgcttaaaggttcagtgattagtaacatacactcacctattaaaacagttagttacagtgtttacatggaaacaaaatgacctttttgACGTTATAACCTGACACCTgttgtttggaaagtaatccccttcctcaTGGGTGCCCGCTTGGAGTGTGATGTCATCACTTTCATAGTCTATTAAGCGTTAatgctgttacttttcttttatggaccttatttattacatgtgaaccagttataacaaagaaaagttcataattatacagccTGATAATAACGCTATGGTTTAATAAAGCTTAAAGAtactcacattttggatttataatgctgaaagacgttattctttattctttggcactaagaaacacaattttccacagtatttgtttgattcttaaccatctacctgcGATGTGTGTTAAAATGTGTGACATGTATCAACGTCAGACATGTATCAACTTGTGATATCGCTGCTCTACATGAATTTCCGGCTATGCGACCTTGATGTATATTCGAGTTAGGTGTCACTAGCATTGCAGCTCTTGCCCTGGTGGATGTGTTtcattgtggctgagttattgcttatcaaaTTGCAGAGTGGGTCATCTTGACCCTATGtcgcaaattgaaaaaaaattcgctaaaatattatttatttttgcagtaaataaaagatttgacatattaataaattctcagaaatgtagagaaatgaattataCGCACACgggaattgaaataatgacatcttcattattttATTCACTTCCGGTTATTACGTCTGGTGGCACTGCTGCCCAAGAAGGCATAGAAAGAAAACAGCGGCACTGGGGACTCCATTGCTCAAGGAGACTGCAGACAAGCAGGAGAACTGACATGATCAGTGTGGTGCATGAGAGGCGATCATAGCATTGGGGAAGAAGCGCTGAACAATGCATTTTAGCAAAAGAAGGAAACCATTCACAAGCCCAGCTACTGCTGATGGATGTATGACGATAGTTTGGAAAGTAACAGCCTTCACTGAAGGGAGTTTATTGTCTGTATGATGAAAAAAGTGGGCTGCTCGGGAGAAACGGGCGTTGAAAAGGCAAGTCCTGTGTCTGGTTCTTTATCTTTGTGTGTCGGTGGCAGAATCGGAAATGATTCGGTATTCTGTGTCTGAATAAATTGAAATTGGGTCTATTGTCACTAATATTGCAAAGGACCTAGGACTTAAAAATAGGAAAACTGTCTACTCAGAAGGCCCAGATTGTTTCTGAAGGAACAAACAGTATTTTGAAATCAACCGTGACACCAGCGATTTGTTTATCAAAGAGACAGTGGACCGAGAGGAGCTGTGTGGGCAAATCGACCCATGCACAGTAAATTTGGAAATATTATTGGAAAATCCATTGCAAATGTACCCAGCTGAAGTGAGGGTTTATGATATAAATGAtcatgtgtttgtttgtttgtttgttttaaaggaacagtttttaaaaatcctggaaACATCTGCCCCTGGATCTTGGTTTCCACTGCAAAACACC
The nucleotide sequence above comes from Chelonia mydas isolate rCheMyd1 chromosome 8, rCheMyd1.pri.v2, whole genome shotgun sequence. Encoded proteins:
- the LOC102931528 gene encoding protocadherin beta-1 isoform X2, with the protein product MSVCSFLLRMADKKRRTTIKRQVASLILFLCVWALGCETVRYSVPEEMESGSFVANVAKDLGLDPKRLSARRARVVSEGSRQHFQLNSNTGDLFIKEKVDREELCGEAEPCMVQFEIILQNPLQAYPAEIRVYDINDHSPVFSDKEFILKILETSDPGSRFPLENAQDLDVGNNSLRNYSISDNNDYFHIYTRVRSDGRKFAELVLDKPLDREEQPEVSLVLTAVDGGSPPRSGTAQIRVIVLDANDNPPVFSQTTYKARVLENSPKDYLVVTVSATDLDEGNYGEVSYFFSQKSKENSKTFHINPVTGELRLTGQLDFETIETYELDVQATDGGGLFSHSKVLVEVLDVNDNPPEVKVTSLISPIPEDSSPVTVVALFSVRDRDSGNNGRTVCSIEDDLPFSLQTTFKNSYSLVTEYVLDREKVSEYNITITARDLGTPSLSTEERIVVKISDINDNSPEFSQTSYTMYVRENNGPAVLIGKVSAFDSDSEQNAKVTYSLLPAEVGGLPLLSYISINSENGNVYALRSMDYEQIKEFQVTVRAADGGSPPLSSEVIVRVVITDENDNAPFILYPLQNSSSPANDLVPRSAGAGYLVTKVVAVDRDSGQNSWLSYHLLKATDPGLFTVASQNGEIRTTRLITDRDTMKQKLIVLVRDSGELPLSSSATLNIALVEGFSDAYMQFTDVAVEEEENGTLTLYLIISLCLVSFCFFISVIIFIIIKLYRRRNYGEKYMSASGNYCGDSNFQNNLVDVTGNGTLSHSYRYEVCLTSGSGNSEFRFLRPIISSLPPQHGNAGTDSGKEQDLLTNFDLTMDMKSATQHGIAGTDSGKEQDLLTNLQLNTDVESANQQAQPNPDWRFSQAQRPGTSGSQNGEEGGAWPNNQFDTEMLQAMILASANEAADGNSTLGGGAGTMGLSTRYGPQFTLQHVPDYRQNVYIPGSTATLSNSSGKRDGKSSGSSGGNKKKSGKKEKK
- the LOC102931528 gene encoding protocadherin beta-1 isoform X6, producing MSVCSFLLRMADKKRRTTIKRQVASLILFLCVWALGCETVRYSVPEEMESGSFVANVAKDLGLDPKRLSARRARVVSEGSRQHFQLNSNTGDLFIKEKVDREELCGEAEPCMVQFEIILQNPLQAYPAEIRVYDINDHSPVFSDKEFILKILETSDPGSRFPLENAQDLDVGNNSLRNYSISDNNDYFHIYTRVRSDGRKFAELVLDKPLDREEQPEVSLVLTAVDGGSPPRSGTAQIRVIVLDANDNPPVFSQTTYKARVLENSPKDYLVVTVSATDLDEGNYGEVSYFFSQKSKENSKTFHINPVTGELRLTGQLDFETIETYELDVQATDGGGLFSHSKVLVEVLDVNDNPPEVKVTSLISPIPEDSSPVTVVALFSVRDRDSGNNGRTVCSIEDDLPFSLQTTFKNSYSLVTEYVLDREKVSEYNITITARDLGTPSLSTEERIVVKISDINDNSPEFSQTSYTMYVRENNGPAVLIGKVSAFDSDSEQNAKVTYSLLPAEVGGLPLLSYISINSENGNVYALRSMDYEQIKEFQVTVRAADGGSPPLSSEVIVRVVITDENDNAPFILYPLQNSSSPANDLVPRSAGAGYLVTKVVAVDRDSGQNSWLSYHLLKATDPGLFTVASQNGEIRTTRLITDRDTMKQKLIVLVRDSGELPLSSSATLNIALVEGFSDAYMQFTDVAVEEEENGTLTLYLIISLCLVSFCFFISVIIFIIIKLYRRRNYGEKYMSASGNYCGDSNFQNNLVDVTGNGTLSHSYRYEVCLTSGSGNSEFRFLRPIISSLPPQHGNAGTDSGKEQDLLTNFDLTMDMKSATQQAQPNPDWRFSQAQRPGTSGSQNGEEGGAWPNNQFDTEMLQAMILASANEAADGNSTLGGGAGTMGLSTRYGPQFTLQHVPDYRQNVYIPGSTATLSNSSGKRDGKSSGSSGGNKKKSGKKEKK